One stretch of Roseimicrobium sp. ORNL1 DNA includes these proteins:
- a CDS encoding cytochrome c3 family protein, producing the protein MGNFFPRWSNWVPLQIAVCLGFLVVGVVVGATYYFTPKYTRVGYEPTQPVPFSHKQHVGELGLDCRYCHSYVEQSSHANVPTNQTCYNCHGPDKVQVKKDSPKLEMVRNADKSGHPIQWTKVHKAPDYVYFNHSVHISRGVSCVSCHGQINEMEVVKHAEPQSMGWCLDCHREPENKLRPLDQITNLTYKPEDLVRDQFYKNLEAKGAKVQDLAQVILGDKKAESLPGDITGLVALAEKTYGPKVTQKEVGTQLKHNWRITPPEDCTACHR; encoded by the coding sequence ATGGGCAATTTCTTTCCTCGCTGGAGCAACTGGGTGCCGCTGCAAATCGCAGTCTGCCTCGGGTTTTTGGTGGTGGGCGTGGTCGTTGGCGCGACCTACTATTTCACGCCGAAGTACACGCGTGTGGGCTACGAGCCGACGCAGCCTGTTCCATTCTCGCACAAGCAGCACGTCGGTGAGCTCGGTCTCGACTGCCGCTACTGCCATTCGTACGTGGAGCAGTCCAGCCACGCGAACGTTCCCACGAACCAGACTTGCTACAACTGCCACGGCCCGGACAAGGTCCAGGTGAAGAAGGACAGCCCCAAGCTCGAGATGGTGCGCAATGCCGACAAGAGCGGTCACCCCATCCAGTGGACGAAGGTGCACAAGGCTCCTGACTACGTGTACTTCAACCACAGCGTGCACATCTCCCGCGGCGTCTCCTGCGTGAGCTGCCACGGCCAGATCAACGAGATGGAAGTCGTGAAGCACGCTGAGCCGCAGAGCATGGGCTGGTGCCTTGACTGCCACCGCGAGCCTGAGAACAAGCTTCGCCCGCTCGACCAGATCACCAACCTGACCTACAAGCCGGAAGACCTCGTCCGCGATCAGTTCTACAAGAACCTCGAAGCGAAGGGTGCCAAGGTGCAGGACCTCGCACAGGTCATCCTCGGCGACAAGAAGGCTGAATCCCTCCCTGGCGACATCACTGGCCTCGTGGCCCTCGCCGAAAAGACTTACGGACCCAAGGTGACGCAGAAAGAGGTCGGCACCCAGCTCAAGCACAACTGGCGCATCACCCCGCCGGAAGACTGCACCGCCTGCCACCGCTAA